Below is a window of Lebetimonas sp. JH292 DNA.
ACGGAAGTCTGGTTTTGACGTTTTCAGCCGTGCTGGTAGAAATTTTAATTCTTTTTATGGTTGTGTTGGAAGCAAAAGTTCATCCGGATGTTATGGAAACGGTAAAAAACGGTATTGCCGCCACGGTAATTGTGGATTTGAATGCACTTCTGGGACTTGCAGTTTTTGTAGGGGGGCTTAATTTTAAAGAACAGGTCCATAATGAAGATACATCAGCCAGTTATACAACTGTTCTTTTTGTAGCGGTGGCGATGCTTCTTGTGCCGAGCGCAATTTCTCTTCATTCAACCAAAGAGGCGCTACATAACGCAAGTATAATAATTGCCGTACTTTTGTTTGTTTATTATCTGTTTATATTTAAATTCCAAACAGATACACACGTGCATTTTTTTAAATTTAAAAAACGAAGCAGGGTTAAAAGGTATCAAAAAGAAGAAGATGACGAAAATTATTTTTTTGATAAAAAAAGTTCTTTGTTTAATATTGTTTTTTTACTTTTTTTATTGGTTTTAATTGGATTTTTGTCTGAAATTTTTGCAAACGAAGGCGTGAGGGTATTTAAAAATATGGGCTTAACGGCAGGATTTGTGGGTATTTTAATTGCTTTTGTAACAGCGGCTCCCGAACTTTTCACCGCAATTAGGGCGGCAAAAAACGATGAAATGCAAAGGGTTGTAAATATTGCGATGGGAGCAAGCACCGTTTCTATACTTTTAACCGTTCCAATACTTATTTTTTTATCTTTGATTTTCGGGATAAAATTTACTTTGGATTTTACCCCTTTGCAGGTTGGAGCGTTAATGATTACGATTTTACTTGTATGGAAAACAACCGAAAACGGTGAAACAAATTATTTAGAAGGGCTATCTCACCTTATGCTGTTTCTAAGTTACGCAATTATGGCTATTTTTTATTAATTTTTTAAACTTCTTTTCTTTTTTGTGCTAAAATTAATTGTAAAAACTAAAAAGGAGAATATATGAACAGAAGAAAATTTTTAAAAGCTACCGGTGTAGGTGTAGCTGCAAGTGCTGCATTTACAACCAATTTGTATGCAAAAAGTGTAACAAGACTTAAAGTTTGTCTTTCATGGCCAAAAACACTTCCTATTATGGGTGAGGGTGCTTTATGGTTTGCAAAAAGAGTGGATGAGTTAAGCGGTGGAAGTTTAAAAATTCATATATATGGAGCAAATGAATTAGTTCCAGCTCTTGGTGTATTTGATGCCTGTTCCAAAGGTTTGATTGACGGCTTTCATTCAGGCCCTTATTACTGGAAGGGTAAAAATATGGCGTTTGCTTTGTTTAGTTCTTTTCCTTTTGGAATGGTTGCCGATGAACTTGAACCTTGGTTTGATTTTGCAGGAGGAATGGATTTATGGAGAGAATTATATGCAAAATATAATTTAATGCCTTTCAAAGGCGGAAATACTGGAAATCAAATGGGTGGATGGTTTAGAAAACCAATTAAAAGCTTAGCCGATATGAAAGGCCTTAAAATGAGAATTCCTGGTCTTGGCGGAGAAGTAATGGCAAGACTTGGAGTCAAACCTGTAAATATTCCTGGAGGTGAAATTTATACCGCACTTGAAAGAGGTGTTATTGATGCGACAGAATGGGTGGGGCCAAGCCTTGATACAATTATGGGATTCCAAAAAGTTGCAAAATATTACTATTCAGGATGGCATGAGCCAGGAAGTATTCTTGAAATGACATTTAATAAGAAAAAATATGATAAACTTCCAAAAGAACATCAGGCAATTATTGAGGCTGCAACAAGAGAAATGCATGCAAGAATTTTTTCCGAGTTTCAATATCAAAATGCTCTTAAGCTTCAGGATATTCTCAGCGGAAAATATGATGTTAAACTAGGTAATTTCCCTGATGATGTTAATGAAGCAGCAAAAAAAGCTATTATTGAAATTCTTAACGAATATTCCAATAAATCCAAAGATTTTGCAAAAGTTTATGAAAACGTTAAATCATTCTTCCCTAAAATTAGAAAATGGACAGATACACTTCCAAAATGGTATCTTGATATGAGAGACAAAGGAACAATAGTAGATTAAACAAAATCTTTAACTACTTCGCTGCAGAGGGCAAATCCAAATGCCCCTGTAATACCTACAAAACTTCCCATCTCACAGTTTATCGGCTTTTCAGTTGAGTAAACAACTTTAAAATCTCCTTTAAATTTTCTTTTTTTAAAAAATCTCTTACTTTTTTAGCAAATGGGTCAGTGTTTGTTTTCCATATATTTTCTATTCTTATTTTTGTAGGGTCTATTCTTTTTGCCGCTCCCATTGAAGAGATAATTTTGGGGTATGCTTTTTTTATAAGGGAAATTTTTGCTTTTAAATCATCAATTGCATCAATAACCGTGTCATATTCATTTAAATCCAGTTCTTTGATATTTTCCGGGGTCAGTTTTAAATCAATTGTTCTAATTCCGGGATATAATCTTTTTAAAACTTCAACTTTTTTTCTTCCTACAAACTCGCTTCCGATTTGTCTGTTTTGATTTGTAATATCAAATATGTCATAATCAACAACGGTTATATTTTTTACACCGGAGCGGTAGAGGCACTCAAGCGCATACCCTCCCACACCCCCGGCTCCGCAAATTAATATATTTAAATTTTGAAGTTTGTGAAATTTTGAAAAAAGTTTTTTGCATCTGTCAAATTTCATTTAACTCCTTTAATTTTCGCGTTAAATTTAAAATATTTATATATTTTTTTGAAAATTCTATTTTACCGCAGTTATTTATAATTTTTTTAAATTTCTCAATAAATAAAGGTTCTTTTGCAATCACTCCGATTAATGAATCTATCTGGGTAAAAGGGTATAAATCAGATATTTCCCGGGTTAATTCCTCAATCTCTTTTTTTTTATAATTTTGATAATTTAATATTTTATCTCTAAAAAATTTTGGATAATTTATATTATTGTATATTAAATCAACAACTGGATATATTTCGCTGATAGAAGGAATTATTAAATGAATTGCAAAAACACCGCAGCATTTATAGACTTTGAAATATTCTTCTTTTTGAAATACGTCATAATGTTTAAAATTCCATTTTTCCTTTTTAAAAAGCGGCTTTTTTAAAAAATTTTTATGTACATTGCCGCTTAAATCTATAAAATGGTTAATTAAATTAAATCTATCTCTAACCTCTTCAATTGAATCAATAAGTTTTCCAAATCTGTTTAGTCCTGTCTGAAGAAGTTCATTATAAGCTTTTTGTATAGCTATTTCTTGGTCTAAATCACATCCAAAAGCTAAAATAATATTATCGTCTTTAATATAGCTTGCGGCCATTACGGGATATTTTCCCTCAAGAGAGGCATCGTATATCTGAATGTTTTTTGAATTAAAAGGATGGTCTATTTTTGGCAGGGGCAGGGCATATTTTATAACTTCGAATTTTACAAATCTTTCTATTATTTCCGCCTTGGCGTTTTTATAAGCCTTAATAATATCAAAATGTGCCGCCATTCCGTTGCTTGCATATAAATTTTGAAGCAGGTTAACTGGAAAATATATTTTTTCTTTGGTAGAGCGTTTTATAAAAGGTATTGAAAGTATTTCAAATGAATCAGAGTTAAAATCAATTAATTCCTCTTTTTGAAGGGTGTCTATTTTATAAAATTTATTGAGTTCGTTATTTAAAAAATTTCCTTCTTTCATATCAGGATATAAACCGTTAATATAATATTCTTCAAAAAAATTTCTGGTTATTAGCCGCTCAGCCATTTCACCCTGTGCACTAAGCAGGGCGTTCTCTGATGTTTCTCCTTTGCCAAAAGAAGTAAAAGGTATGTTTTTAAGTTTTAATTCGCATGTAAAAACATTGTTTATTTCTTTAAATTCATAATAATATTCTAAATTTAACTCTTCAAAAAAATTGTTGTAACCACTCACCACTCACCACTCACTACTCACTATTTTTCACTGTTTTTTAATTTTTCTAATAATTGATAATCGGTAACATCCAATGTAATGGGAGTTATTGAAACATAGCCGTTTTTTACAGCCCAAAAATCGCTTCCTTTTTCTTCTTTAAATTTTAAGGGATGAAGACCGAGCCAGTAATATTCTTCGCCTCTGGGATTAAGATATTTGTGCGCATCGTTTCCGTAAATTCTGTATGCAAGTTTTGTAAACCGGTATCCTTTTATTTCTTTTGTATTCGGTATGTTTATATTTAACAGTTTTCTGTGGGGAAGCTGGATTTTATTTTCTAAAACCATTAAGGCTATATCTTTTGCTATTTTTTTTGCTTTTTTCCAGTCAATTTCACTGGGGGGATTATCGAAACTCTTTAAAACCTGAGATATGGCAATGGATTTTATTCCGTGAATTGCCCCTTCGGTTGCTCCTCCAACAGTTCCTGAATAATTTACATCTTCGCCCATATTTGCTCCGTGATTTATTCCGGAAACAATTAAATCTGGTTTTTTGTCTTTAAAAAATTCGTTAATTGCCAGATAAACACAGTCGTCCGGTGTTCCGTCATCAAGTTTATAAAAATTTTCTTTAACTTTTTTAAACATTAAAGGTTTTGTAATTGTAAGAGATTTTGAGCAGGCGCTTTTTGGGGAAGCAGGTGCTACAACAAGAGGTTTTCCTATTTCGCTCATGGCTTCATATAAAACTTCAAGCCCCTTTGCTTCAAAAGAATCGTCATTTGTAATAAGTATTTTTGGCATCTGTGTCCTTTGGTATAATTTTATAAAAAGGCCGGTTATGAAATATATAAGAAATGATATTAATATCAGGATTTTATCAAATTTTGAGATGCCTTTTGGTGAAATTGAAAAAGATTTTAAAAAATTCAAAAAAAAACTTCAAGATTATGACATAGGAGTTTGGAGTAAAAATATTATGTTAAATAGTTTTAATGATATTGATATTTTTAATAATATTGGTGAAAAATTAGGGTGGGTTGATATAGTGCTGAATTATCTAAATTCATTGAACGGATTTTTAAGAGAGCAAATTGGGGTTTGTATAGAAAAAAAGATTCCAAGAATAATTGATAATGATTTGCCTTATTTGATAATTCAGAGAAAAATAAAATCGGATTTTGATGAAAATTATTTTATTGCTTTTGATAAAAAAGTTTATTTTCCCGGTATTTCAAAAAATTTTGATTTAAAATTTAGTATAATTAAGCTGGTTGAGTGGTCTAAAAGAAGCAATAAATTTTTGATAAAATTTCAAAATTAAACTGAAAGGATGAATATGGCAAAATTAGTTCTTGTTAGACACGGAAAAAGCGAATGGAATAAACAAAACCGTTTTACCGGCTGGGTGGATGTGGATTTGGCTCCGGAAGGTATTCAGGAAGCCAAAAAAGCGGGGCAGATATTAAAAGACGCAGGATTTACTTTTGATATATGTTTCTCATCTTTTTTAAAAAGAGCAATTAAAACAGGAATTATTATTTTAGAAGAACTCGATTTATTGTGGATTGACCACTTGAAAGACTGGAGATTTAACGAAAGATTTTACGGTGCCCTTACAGGACTTAATAAAGACGAGGTTAAAAAAGAGCTTGGAGAAGAAAAATTTTTGCTTTACAGAAGAAGCTATGATGTTCCTCCTCCGCCTTTAAGTGAAGATGACCCGAGACATCCGAGATTTGATCCGAAATATAAAAATTTTCCTGTTGAATTAATTCCAAGTACAGAATGTTTAAAAGATAATCAGATACGCTCAATGGCGGCTTTTCATGAAAGAGTTGCACCGCTTTTAGTTGAAGGTAAAGATGTGTTGATTACAGCTCACGGAAATACAATAAGAGGGATGGTTAAAGAATTTGACAACATAAGCGATAAGGATATTCCAAAATTTGAAATAGCTACAGGAGTACCGAGAGTTTATGAATTTGATGAGGAGCTTCATATTAAAAAAGTTTATAATTTAGATTAATTTATAAAGAAGTTTACTAAAACTGTTGGCAAAATTTTGAATATCTTTTTTACAAAAAGGCTTTGGGCCTTTTGTAATTTCTCCGCTCTGTCTAATCTCAGCCATTAAATTTCTTATGCTTAAGAAATTTTGAATAGAATTTTCATCATATATTTCCCCTCTGTGCCCTAAAGCGAGAGCACCTTTTTTAACAATTCTGTCAGCCAGGGGTATATCGGCAGTTATTACTAAATCGTTTTTTTCGCACAGGTTTACTATTTCATCATCCGCTTTGTCTATTCCTTCGTTTACAATAATATATTCGATAAACGAGCTTTTTTCAAAAGAAATTTTTTTATTGGATACCACAATTGTTTTTATTTTGTTTTTATTTACCGCTCTGTAAATTATTGGTTTTATTGCCTTTGGCAGGGCATCCGCATCAATTAAAATTTTCATTTTTTTCTCTTATAAAAAAATAGCTGCCAAAAAGAGCGGAAAATGTATTTATACTTACAAGCATATAAATAATCACTATCTGGTAGCTTACCGCTTTTAGAGGGGATGCACCGGCTAAAAGCATTCCTGTGGTAATACCGGGAATTGCAACAACACCTATGGTTTGAAGCATATTGTTAACAGGTATCAAAGCCGCTTTTATAGCTTCTTTTTGCATTATTTTGTAAGCTGATTTTAAATTTGCACCGATGGCAAAAAATCTCTCAATTAATTCTTTTTGCAAAAACAGTTCTCTTTTTAATCTTTCTATGGTTAACGTGTAGGTATTCAGAGAATTGCCTATAATCATTCCTGCAACAGGTATAAATTCATATGGTTTAAGAGAAATTATTTTTAAAATTATCATTATACTTAGAATTATTACAGCAGACATACTAATGGAATAAAAAGCCCATAAGAATAAAAATTTAGTTCTCTTTTTTGCTATGAAAGAAGCGTAAATGAGCATAAACAACACAATAGGTATATACCAAAGAGGATTTTTAATTTTAAATAAAAACCCCAAAATGAATCCCAAAACACTCAGTTGCAGCAGGGCTCTTAGAGAATTGATAAAAAGTTCTTTTTCAATACCGATTTTGTTTTTGTATGAAATAAACAAAGGTATAAGCACTAAAATAAAACTTAAAGCCACTATATTGAATTTCAACTGTTTCCTTTTTAATAAAATTGTATCACATAATTATAAATTTATATTATATAGAAAAAATATTATGTTAATTTATAAATAAATTGTATCTCTATTTTTTGTTTTGATACAATTATATAAAAAAAAGGCAGCTTATGCAAATTTTAAAAAAAATGCCGCAAATTTCAGGCTTAAATTTGAAGAAATTTTAAACCGGGGGAAAATGGACATAGAAAATGTTGAAGGAATAGTAAAAAACATTATTAACGAAGTTAAAATTGAAAAAAACAGAGCCTTATTTGAACATATTTCAAAATTTGACAGATGGACTCCTGATAAAGACAGTGATTTGGAAATAACAAAAGAAGAAATGAAAAAAGCTTATGATAATTTGGATGAAAAATTAAAATGCGCTTTACATCTTGCGTATGATAGAATAAAGTCTTATCACGAAAAGCAGCTTCCCAAAACATGGCTCACGTTTGAAGAAAACGGGACTATTTTAGGGCAAAAAGTAACCCCTGTCGAAAGAGCCGGTGTATATGTTCCAGGAGGAAAAGCTTTTTATCCAAGCTCTTTGCTTATGAATGTAATTCCCGCAATTGTAGCCGGAGTAAAAGAAATCGTTGTCACCACGCCCGTAATTGAAAATAAACCCAATGAATTACTGTTGGCGGCCCTTTATATATGCGGTATGCCGAGAGCTTTTAAAGTGGGTGGTGCTTCCGCTATTGCATCTATGGCTTACGGGACGGAGAGTATTCCGAAAGTGGATGTAATTACGGGTCCTGGGAATATTTTTGTCGCAACCGCCAAAAAACTGGTTTTCGGGGAAGTAAATATAGACATGATAGCAGGACCGAGTGAAATTGGTATTATTGCAGATAACACCGCAAAAGCTAATTACATGGCAATAGATTTACTTTCACAGGCCGAACATGATGAAATGGCAAGTTCAATAATGGTAACAGTTTCGGAAGAGCTGGCAAAAAATACACAAAAAAAAGTTTACGAATTTTTAAATGAGCTTGAAAGAAAAGAAATTGCAAAAAAATCCATTGATGAAAGAGGTGCTATTATTATTGCTCGCAATATTGATGAGGCAATTGCACTTATGAATGAAATTGCGCCTGAACATCTTGAAATTGTTACAGCTAATCCATTTGAACTGCTTCCAAAAATTAAAAATGCGGGTGCGATTTTCTTAGGAGAAAATACTCCCGAACCGATTGGTGATTATATAGCAGGACCTAATCATACTTTGCCTACTGGGGGAACGGCGAAATTTTATTCTCCTTTAAATGTTGAAATTTTTATGAAAAAAAGCTCAATTATCTCTTTTTCCAAAGAAGCTATCAAAAAAATGGGAGAAGATTGTGCTATTTTGGCTAAGAGTGAAGGACTTACTGCACATCAGAAATCTGTTCTTGAAAGGCTTAAGTGAATTTTGACAAATTTGATTTTATAGAGAATTTTTTACCTAATTCTCCTTTCGCCTATATAATTTTTCTTTTTTTCTTTTTTTTCTTTACAACAATTTTTGTTTTAACAGTTGCAAAATTAACAAAAAATAAAAGTATTCAAAACAATAATAAAAAATTAACTATCGAAGATTTAATAAAAATATCTAAAAATGAAAAATCAAATATTAAAGATTTGGTATTTGCGATTGAATATTTTAACTCTGAATTTAAAGTAAAACAGTTTCCCGATAAAGCAGTTAAATTTCTTAAATCTGTTTTAACACATAAAAACAGAGGCAAAATTTTATTTGATATTTTTCATTCAAAAACCGTAAAACTGAATAAAGAATTTAAAGAACGTTTGAATAATTTAGAAAAAGAATGTTTGAATAAATAAGATAGAGTTTAAACTCTATCTCTAAGATTAAGTGCAGAAATTACTTCAAGATATTTGTTATGGTCTTTTCTTTTCAAATATCTCATAAGTCTTTTTCTTTGCCCAACTAATTTAAGTAGTCCTAATCTGCTTGAATGGTCGTGTTTGTGTGCTTGTAAATGTTCGTTAATTTGATTGATTCTTTCGCTCAATAGTGCAATTTGCACCGCCGGGCTTCCAGTATCAGTTTCAGTATTTCCGAATTTAGCGATAATTTCTCTTTTTTTCGCCGAATCCAAAGCCATTTTAGCCTCCTGATTGGTAAATTTTAGTTTTTCAACTAAGATTGAAAGTATATCTTTTTTTATATAAAAAATCAAATTTTGATAAAATTTTAAAAAAAAGGTGTTTATGAAGAAAATAATTCTGTTATTATTTGCTTCAATATTATTTAGTTCAAATATATTAATATTGAATTCTTATTCCGCAAAGCTGAAATGGACTCAGAATGAATTAAACGGTATACTTAACGAATTAAATGATCAGAATTTAAATATTTATGTAGAATTTATGGACACCAAACTTTTCAGACCCACACCTGAAAGATTAAAAAATTTTTATAATTATATATTCAATAAGTATAGAAAAATACCCTTTGACATTATTATAATTACCGATGACAATGCTTTGAATTTTGTAAGGAAAAATATAAATTCGGCCTTGTTTTCAAATGCAAAAGTTTTTTTTGCAGGGATAAACAATCTGAAATTGGCAAAAATTTTAAATAAAAACAGATTTGCGGGGGTATTTGAAAAGAAAGAACCGGTAACTAATTTACAATTTGCTTCGAAAATTGTAAATTTAAAAACTTTGTATGTGGTGGGGGATAATTCAAATTCCGCCAAAATAGTAATGAAACAGTATAAAAAAGCATATAAAACATTTAAAAATATAAAATTTGTTTATATAAATGAAAAAGAGTTGACCCATTTATTGTATTTTTTTAAAGACAATTATTCAAATGATTCGGCTATGATGTTAATCAATCCTTTTAGTTTCAATTATGAAAACAGACATATATCTTATAAAAAAGCCGTTCAGCTTCTTTCTAAAGTTTATA
It encodes the following:
- a CDS encoding calcium:proton antiporter translates to MDTEPKSHVVKEYWDIVTGFISFFFAIIFHFEHLSVLAAVFAAIGIGSLAVTISEIAEILAERFGEPYGSLVLTFSAVLVEILILFMVVLEAKVHPDVMETVKNGIAATVIVDLNALLGLAVFVGGLNFKEQVHNEDTSASYTTVLFVAVAMLLVPSAISLHSTKEALHNASIIIAVLLFVYYLFIFKFQTDTHVHFFKFKKRSRVKRYQKEEDDENYFFDKKSSLFNIVFLLFLLVLIGFLSEIFANEGVRVFKNMGLTAGFVGILIAFVTAAPELFTAIRAAKNDEMQRVVNIAMGASTVSILLTVPILIFLSLIFGIKFTLDFTPLQVGALMITILLVWKTTENGETNYLEGLSHLMLFLSYAIMAIFY
- a CDS encoding TRAP transporter substrate-binding protein, encoding MNRRKFLKATGVGVAASAAFTTNLYAKSVTRLKVCLSWPKTLPIMGEGALWFAKRVDELSGGSLKIHIYGANELVPALGVFDACSKGLIDGFHSGPYYWKGKNMAFALFSSFPFGMVADELEPWFDFAGGMDLWRELYAKYNLMPFKGGNTGNQMGGWFRKPIKSLADMKGLKMRIPGLGGEVMARLGVKPVNIPGGEIYTALERGVIDATEWVGPSLDTIMGFQKVAKYYYSGWHEPGSILEMTFNKKKYDKLPKEHQAIIEAATREMHARIFSEFQYQNALKLQDILSGKYDVKLGNFPDDVNEAAKKAIIEILNEYSNKSKDFAKVYENVKSFFPKIRKWTDTLPKWYLDMRDKGTIVD
- a CDS encoding YcaO-like family protein: MSGYNNFFEELNLEYYYEFKEINNVFTCELKLKNIPFTSFGKGETSENALLSAQGEMAERLITRNFFEEYYINGLYPDMKEGNFLNNELNKFYKIDTLQKEELIDFNSDSFEILSIPFIKRSTKEKIYFPVNLLQNLYASNGMAAHFDIIKAYKNAKAEIIERFVKFEVIKYALPLPKIDHPFNSKNIQIYDASLEGKYPVMAASYIKDDNIILAFGCDLDQEIAIQKAYNELLQTGLNRFGKLIDSIEEVRDRFNLINHFIDLSGNVHKNFLKKPLFKKEKWNFKHYDVFQKEEYFKVYKCCGVFAIHLIIPSISEIYPVVDLIYNNINYPKFFRDKILNYQNYKKKEIEELTREISDLYPFTQIDSLIGVIAKEPLFIEKFKKIINNCGKIEFSKKYINILNLTRKLKELNEI
- the surE gene encoding 5'/3'-nucleotidase SurE; translation: MPKILITNDDSFEAKGLEVLYEAMSEIGKPLVVAPASPKSACSKSLTITKPLMFKKVKENFYKLDDGTPDDCVYLAINEFFKDKKPDLIVSGINHGANMGEDVNYSGTVGGATEGAIHGIKSIAISQVLKSFDNPPSEIDWKKAKKIAKDIALMVLENKIQLPHRKLLNINIPNTKEIKGYRFTKLAYRIYGNDAHKYLNPRGEEYYWLGLHPLKFKEEKGSDFWAVKNGYVSITPITLDVTDYQLLEKLKNSEK
- the gpmA gene encoding 2,3-diphosphoglycerate-dependent phosphoglycerate mutase, producing the protein MAKLVLVRHGKSEWNKQNRFTGWVDVDLAPEGIQEAKKAGQILKDAGFTFDICFSSFLKRAIKTGIIILEELDLLWIDHLKDWRFNERFYGALTGLNKDEVKKELGEEKFLLYRRSYDVPPPPLSEDDPRHPRFDPKYKNFPVELIPSTECLKDNQIRSMAAFHERVAPLLVEGKDVLITAHGNTIRGMVKEFDNISDKDIPKFEIATGVPRVYEFDEELHIKKVYNLD
- a CDS encoding YaiI/YqxD family protein, giving the protein MKILIDADALPKAIKPIIYRAVNKNKIKTIVVSNKKISFEKSSFIEYIIVNEGIDKADDEIVNLCEKNDLVITADIPLADRIVKKGALALGHRGEIYDENSIQNFLSIRNLMAEIRQSGEITKGPKPFCKKDIQNFANSFSKLLYKLI
- the fetB gene encoding iron export ABC transporter permease subunit FetB produces the protein MKFNIVALSFILVLIPLFISYKNKIGIEKELFINSLRALLQLSVLGFILGFLFKIKNPLWYIPIVLFMLIYASFIAKKRTKFLFLWAFYSISMSAVIILSIMIILKIISLKPYEFIPVAGMIIGNSLNTYTLTIERLKRELFLQKELIERFFAIGANLKSAYKIMQKEAIKAALIPVNNMLQTIGVVAIPGITTGMLLAGASPLKAVSYQIVIIYMLVSINTFSALFGSYFFIREKNENFN
- the hisD gene encoding histidinol dehydrogenase yields the protein MDIENVEGIVKNIINEVKIEKNRALFEHISKFDRWTPDKDSDLEITKEEMKKAYDNLDEKLKCALHLAYDRIKSYHEKQLPKTWLTFEENGTILGQKVTPVERAGVYVPGGKAFYPSSLLMNVIPAIVAGVKEIVVTTPVIENKPNELLLAALYICGMPRAFKVGGASAIASMAYGTESIPKVDVITGPGNIFVATAKKLVFGEVNIDMIAGPSEIGIIADNTAKANYMAIDLLSQAEHDEMASSIMVTVSEELAKNTQKKVYEFLNELERKEIAKKSIDERGAIIIARNIDEAIALMNEIAPEHLEIVTANPFELLPKIKNAGAIFLGENTPEPIGDYIAGPNHTLPTGGTAKFYSPLNVEIFMKKSSIISFSKEAIKKMGEDCAILAKSEGLTAHQKSVLERLK
- the rpsO gene encoding 30S ribosomal protein S15, coding for MALDSAKKREIIAKFGNTETDTGSPAVQIALLSERINQINEHLQAHKHDHSSRLGLLKLVGQRKRLMRYLKRKDHNKYLEVISALNLRDRV